A genome region from Schlesneria paludicola DSM 18645 includes the following:
- a CDS encoding PSD1 and planctomycete cytochrome C domain-containing protein translates to MQLRLALIVLGLLGSSQLGWADESADYVNRIKPVLQSRCYACHGVLKQEGGLRLDSGVFAVKGGDSGAVVKPGDADGSVLIQRIASKDDATRMPPEGEPLKPDEILAIQAWIVQGAVAPTDEAPERDPREHWAFQPPVRPVVPTTTNPAWSRNPIDAFIGDKHRREHLTPQPHAARDIWLRRVTLDLTGLPPTAEEQQAFMNDESEQAVETVVNRLLDSPQYGERWGRHWMDIWRYSDWWGLGEDARNSQKHIWHWRDWIIESLNADKGYDQMLREMLAADELYPDDPDRLRAGGFLGRQYFKFNRTSWMDETIEHTAKAMLGLTFNCAKCHDHKYDPFSQADYYRFRAIFEPYQVRLDATNGVIDFEKDGIPRPFDCNLDTKTYLHLRGDDRNPDTSRVMEPAFPAFLTTAASAPAIEPITLPAVAVQPGLRAFVVEAYLQQAERKIADMRHELSAARVRLSESEHREESSSALQPQNTGAVLVHDDFSAVVADRWEQRDGTWNYDGQKLIQSKEGPVRAELRLKQLPPDDFEVKLKFTPTGGQTWKSVGITFDGTDSNELLAYLSAHSGGSKAQFAYKKGAYVYPGEAAKPLPIELNRPYELTLRVRDTLINLLVDGELAVSFRSPVPRQRGALQIITYDAKAEIQSFQLKALSSATQLIEATSGKVPADAILPIDQARLALSVAQKSLAWAETQPALIRARAAADQARYAQPPADNALELARGAAREERLAALAKTDEELVRAELELRRAPADKKSEPEKKLATARTAHEMALKTLDEPGESFTSLRGASKVLESNLETEDSRLKPFPATSSGRRTALAKWITDPRHPLTARVAVNHIWARHFGRPLVPTVFDFGRKGATPTHPELLDWLAIELMQGGQDRTNSAGWSMKHIHRLIVTSETYRLSSSNADAASENRRRDPDNQFYWRMNPIRMQSQVVRDALLRLADELDLTMGGPSIPIQNESSRRRSLYFIHSNILREKFLSMFDDASVLDCYRRAESIVPQQALALENSPLAIEMATKIAHRLTAAHPSATDRDFIRIAFNTVLATEPTAAELDTVLEVWPQFIEAAKLSNKDNPQQQARINIVQALLNHNDFVTIR, encoded by the coding sequence ATGCAATTACGACTGGCGCTAATCGTTCTCGGACTACTCGGCTCGAGCCAACTTGGCTGGGCCGACGAATCGGCCGACTACGTGAATCGCATCAAACCCGTACTGCAGTCGCGCTGCTATGCCTGCCATGGCGTTTTGAAACAAGAAGGCGGCCTGCGTCTCGATAGCGGCGTGTTCGCGGTGAAGGGGGGCGATTCCGGCGCGGTAGTCAAACCCGGTGATGCCGATGGCAGCGTCCTGATCCAACGCATCGCGTCCAAGGACGACGCGACTCGAATGCCACCCGAGGGCGAACCGCTCAAGCCCGATGAGATCCTCGCAATTCAGGCCTGGATTGTTCAAGGGGCCGTGGCCCCCACCGACGAAGCGCCGGAACGCGATCCGCGCGAGCATTGGGCGTTTCAGCCCCCCGTCCGACCTGTCGTTCCCACCACCACGAATCCTGCCTGGTCAAGAAATCCCATCGACGCCTTCATTGGCGACAAGCATCGGCGAGAGCACTTGACGCCACAGCCGCACGCCGCCCGAGACATCTGGCTACGACGGGTCACGCTCGATTTGACGGGTCTACCTCCGACGGCCGAAGAACAACAAGCCTTTATGAACGACGAGTCTGAACAGGCCGTCGAAACTGTCGTGAACCGCTTACTGGACAGCCCGCAATACGGCGAACGCTGGGGGCGACATTGGATGGATATCTGGCGTTACAGTGATTGGTGGGGACTGGGTGAAGATGCCCGTAACTCGCAGAAACATATCTGGCACTGGCGCGACTGGATCATCGAATCGCTGAATGCGGACAAGGGCTATGACCAGATGCTGCGGGAAATGCTGGCGGCCGATGAACTCTATCCCGATGATCCAGACCGTTTGCGCGCGGGTGGGTTTCTGGGTCGACAATACTTCAAGTTCAACCGAACCAGTTGGATGGATGAAACGATCGAGCATACCGCCAAGGCGATGCTGGGTCTGACGTTCAACTGTGCGAAATGCCACGATCATAAATATGACCCGTTTTCTCAGGCAGACTATTATCGGTTCCGCGCGATCTTCGAACCATACCAGGTGCGACTGGATGCCACGAATGGTGTGATTGATTTCGAAAAGGACGGAATTCCGCGGCCATTCGACTGCAATCTCGACACCAAGACGTACCTGCATCTCCGCGGTGACGATCGCAATCCGGACACCAGCCGCGTCATGGAACCCGCGTTCCCTGCATTCCTCACAACGGCCGCCAGCGCTCCCGCCATCGAACCGATCACACTCCCCGCGGTTGCCGTTCAGCCCGGCCTGCGGGCGTTCGTGGTCGAGGCGTACCTGCAACAGGCCGAACGGAAAATCGCCGACATGCGCCACGAACTTAGCGCGGCGCGGGTCCGATTGTCCGAGTCTGAACATCGCGAAGAATCGTCGTCAGCCCTGCAGCCGCAAAATACCGGCGCGGTCCTGGTCCATGACGATTTTTCCGCGGTCGTCGCGGATCGCTGGGAACAGCGCGACGGTACCTGGAACTACGATGGTCAAAAACTGATACAAAGCAAAGAAGGTCCAGTGCGAGCGGAATTGCGGCTAAAGCAACTTCCGCCTGACGACTTCGAGGTGAAGCTCAAGTTCACCCCAACCGGCGGTCAGACCTGGAAGTCGGTCGGAATCACGTTCGACGGCACCGATTCGAATGAACTGCTGGCCTACCTAAGCGCTCATTCCGGCGGATCGAAAGCCCAATTCGCCTACAAGAAAGGGGCCTACGTTTACCCCGGCGAAGCGGCCAAACCATTACCGATCGAGTTGAACCGACCGTATGAATTGACGCTGCGCGTGCGGGACACGCTCATCAACCTTCTGGTCGATGGAGAGCTGGCCGTCAGCTTTCGCTCGCCTGTCCCAAGGCAACGCGGGGCACTTCAGATCATCACCTACGATGCCAAGGCCGAAATCCAATCATTTCAGTTGAAGGCGCTGTCCAGCGCGACGCAACTGATCGAAGCCACATCCGGTAAAGTTCCCGCGGACGCGATTCTTCCGATCGATCAAGCGCGATTGGCCCTCAGCGTCGCACAGAAGTCACTGGCGTGGGCCGAAACACAGCCTGCACTAATTCGGGCACGGGCCGCCGCAGACCAGGCCCGCTATGCGCAACCACCCGCTGACAACGCACTCGAACTGGCACGCGGCGCGGCGCGTGAAGAACGCTTGGCCGCCCTCGCAAAAACCGACGAAGAGCTCGTTCGCGCCGAACTCGAACTGCGACGCGCTCCGGCCGACAAGAAATCCGAACCAGAGAAAAAGCTGGCCACGGCTCGCACGGCACACGAAATGGCGCTGAAGACACTCGATGAGCCCGGCGAATCCTTCACGTCACTTCGGGGTGCCTCCAAAGTTCTGGAGTCGAACCTGGAAACCGAGGATTCGCGTCTGAAACCATTCCCGGCAACAAGCTCGGGACGGCGGACCGCGCTGGCAAAATGGATTACCGATCCCCGTCATCCACTGACCGCCCGTGTCGCCGTCAATCACATCTGGGCGCGTCACTTCGGCCGGCCACTGGTTCCCACGGTCTTTGACTTCGGTCGAAAAGGGGCGACGCCCACGCATCCCGAATTGCTGGATTGGCTGGCCATCGAATTGATGCAAGGTGGACAAGACCGGACGAATAGCGCGGGTTGGTCCATGAAGCACATTCATCGCTTGATTGTGACGTCGGAAACGTATCGCTTAAGCTCCTCAAACGCCGATGCCGCGAGCGAGAATCGGCGTCGCGACCCCGACAACCAGTTCTATTGGCGGATGAATCCAATTCGAATGCAGTCGCAGGTGGTGCGCGACGCGCTGCTTCGTCTGGCGGACGAACTCGATCTCACAATGGGCGGCCCTTCAATTCCGATTCAAAACGAATCGTCGCGGCGGCGAAGTCTGTACTTTATCCACTCGAATATCTTGCGCGAAAAATTTCTCTCGATGTTTGACGATGCGAGCGTCCTTGACTGCTATCGACGAGCCGAAAGTATCGTGCCGCAACAGGCGCTAGCGCTGGAAAATAGTCCATTGGCAATTGAGATGGCCACAAAGATCGCACACCGTTTGACCGCCGCCCATCCGTCCGCCACGGATCGCGATTTCATTCGAATTGCGTTCAACACGGTGCTCGCCACCGAACCCACCGCAGCGGAACTCGACACCGTGCTGGAAGTCTGGCCTCAATTCATCGAAGCCGCCAAACTCTCAAACAAAGACAATCCACAGCAGCAGGCCCGAATCAACATCGTGCAAGCTCTCCTCAACCACAACGACTTCGTCACAATCCGCTAA
- a CDS encoding DUF1501 domain-containing protein: MTRDDGCQAGHGVHRRAFLSDMGMGFTGLALGSMLARDGVTRAESSTVWTPPTGDPHFTPKAKSVIWLFMNGGVSQVESFDPKPELTKYAGKSINETPYLDVQNPEKLKLARVTVINDANGQQRNKLYPLQVGFRKYGESGIELSDWVPHVGDCVDDLAVIRSMYTTDDNHGAQTQFHSGRHMLDGEFPTLGAWVHYGLGTLNDNLPQFISIGKREYWNAKDGHYLGPAHDAIPIRVDPGNPLDFGQPANGQTRAEQQVGFDLVGRLNRLKGVEYPDDPALNARIKAYELAFRMQTSVPDVLNLNIETEDTQKLYGLDDPATRDFGMQMLAARRFVEQGVRFIQVQHGAGGAGAWDAHGALKANHSGNFKAVDKPIAGLLKDLKQRGLLDSTIVLFASEFGRTPGSQGADGRDHHIFGFSVWMAGGGIKGGLVHGATDEIGFHAVENRHYVTDIHATILHQMGLDSRQLEVPGRKRLDIDHGKPILEILS; the protein is encoded by the coding sequence ATGACTCGAGACGACGGATGTCAAGCGGGGCACGGCGTTCACCGACGTGCGTTCTTGTCCGATATGGGGATGGGGTTTACCGGGCTGGCACTGGGTTCCATGCTGGCGCGCGACGGTGTGACCAGGGCCGAGTCATCAACTGTCTGGACACCTCCGACGGGCGATCCGCATTTCACGCCGAAAGCCAAAAGCGTGATCTGGCTGTTCATGAACGGTGGCGTCTCACAAGTCGAAAGCTTCGATCCCAAACCCGAGCTAACGAAGTACGCCGGAAAGTCGATCAATGAAACGCCCTACCTGGACGTCCAGAACCCCGAAAAACTGAAACTGGCGCGCGTGACCGTCATCAACGACGCCAACGGGCAGCAGCGCAACAAGCTGTACCCGCTGCAAGTCGGCTTTCGAAAGTACGGAGAAAGCGGCATCGAGCTGAGCGACTGGGTCCCGCACGTCGGCGATTGCGTTGACGATCTCGCCGTGATCCGCTCCATGTATACGACCGACGACAACCACGGCGCGCAAACGCAATTTCATTCGGGCCGGCATATGCTCGATGGCGAGTTTCCAACGCTGGGCGCGTGGGTCCACTATGGGCTGGGAACGCTGAACGACAATTTGCCCCAGTTCATTTCCATCGGAAAACGCGAATACTGGAATGCGAAAGACGGGCACTACCTGGGCCCCGCGCACGATGCGATTCCCATTCGCGTCGACCCCGGCAATCCGCTGGATTTTGGCCAACCGGCAAACGGACAGACACGGGCAGAACAACAGGTCGGGTTCGATCTGGTCGGACGCCTGAATCGCCTGAAGGGCGTCGAGTATCCAGACGACCCGGCATTAAACGCACGAATCAAAGCGTACGAACTGGCGTTTCGCATGCAAACGTCGGTTCCTGACGTGCTGAATCTGAACATCGAAACGGAAGACACGCAAAAGCTGTACGGGCTGGATGACCCGGCCACTCGTGATTTTGGCATGCAAATGCTTGCGGCGCGCCGATTCGTCGAGCAAGGCGTGAGGTTCATCCAGGTTCAGCATGGTGCGGGCGGTGCCGGTGCCTGGGATGCACATGGGGCACTGAAGGCGAATCACTCGGGCAATTTCAAAGCGGTCGACAAGCCGATTGCTGGATTGCTCAAAGATCTCAAGCAGCGAGGGCTACTCGATTCGACGATTGTGTTGTTTGCGAGCGAGTTTGGCCGGACCCCGGGTTCACAGGGCGCAGATGGCCGCGATCATCATATCTTCGGGTTCTCGGTCTGGATGGCAGGCGGAGGAATCAAGGGCGGCCTGGTTCACGGCGCCACCGACGAAATCGGTTTTCATGCCGTGGAAAATCGACACTACGTGACCGACATCCATGCAACCATTCTGCATCAGATGGGACTCGATTCACGCCAACTCGAAGTCCCAGGGCGAAAACGTCTCGACATCGACCATGGGAAGCCGATTCTGGAAATCCTGAGCTAG
- a CDS encoding ABC transporter ATP-binding protein: MPRPLSLVMVSQKSLFRDSTGSIRGLQSDMHNHSTGSHSAEPVLPSDVSPIGGGRLTGSRSRFERYRQQVKKKELPRGSIHSTAEPRSAKNRVRSAGQLVWQFLGLLKPFQSQVIWILASVTLSTLIGLLPPAGTKFVIDYGLSGRTLPDAWLRRFPSLANPRQLLLVTVIVVAVISLLKIVIHVWGRWYATKISKQIQLNLRRRVFEHAVRLPLHRIQEIRSGGVASILREDGGSVGELVFGMLFNPWRAIIQLVGSLAILAWVDWTMLLGAVLLLPTVYLTHRAWINSIRPQFRVIRKQRELIDASATEAFAGMRIIRAFSRQKREAARFTTENNLMARQELYAWWWMRIVEMVWETLIPIASAALLFYGGWRVLDGHLTVGDLIMFLTYLLMLLEPLATLAQSATQFQNSLSGLDRVLDLLQESREMPSTADSIKVDRDRVVGKVAFEHVSFTYPGTDSPALNDVSLDVEAGQIVALVGPSGAGKTTLSNLVARFYDPSFGRVTLDGRDLRDYDVESFRSLLGVVEQDVFLFDGTIRDNIGYARRDASDVEIRAAAEAANATEFIDKMTHGMETIIGERGVRLSGGQRQRLAIARAILADPKLLILDEATSNLDTDSERLIQQSLSELMRGRTSFVIAHRLSTIAGANLIVVIEHGRISQTGTHAELMAQGGKYRAMVEQQIHMTLGSASMNHVMPAAAT; encoded by the coding sequence GTGCCACGTCCCCTGTCACTGGTGATGGTTTCGCAGAAATCTCTGTTCCGCGACTCGACCGGATCGATCCGCGGCTTACAATCAGATATGCACAATCACTCAACTGGATCACATTCGGCCGAACCGGTGTTGCCATCGGACGTGTCACCGATCGGCGGCGGGCGGCTGACAGGTAGCCGTTCTCGGTTTGAACGTTATCGGCAACAGGTGAAGAAGAAAGAGCTGCCACGCGGCAGCATTCATTCCACGGCAGAACCACGCAGTGCCAAGAATCGGGTTCGTTCCGCGGGGCAGCTCGTCTGGCAATTCCTGGGTTTGCTGAAGCCCTTTCAGAGTCAGGTGATTTGGATTCTGGCTTCGGTCACGTTGTCGACTCTGATCGGGTTATTGCCTCCCGCTGGCACCAAGTTCGTCATCGACTATGGGCTTAGCGGTCGGACATTACCGGACGCGTGGCTTCGACGATTTCCTTCGCTGGCCAACCCACGGCAGTTGCTGCTGGTCACCGTCATTGTCGTTGCGGTGATTTCCCTGCTGAAAATCGTCATTCATGTCTGGGGCCGCTGGTACGCCACGAAGATCTCGAAGCAGATTCAGCTGAATCTTCGCCGCCGCGTGTTTGAACATGCCGTTCGCTTGCCGCTTCATCGCATTCAAGAAATCCGATCGGGCGGCGTCGCATCGATCCTGCGGGAAGATGGCGGCAGTGTCGGCGAGCTGGTATTCGGGATGCTGTTCAATCCGTGGCGTGCGATCATCCAACTGGTCGGCAGTCTGGCGATCTTGGCCTGGGTCGACTGGACCATGTTGCTTGGAGCCGTGTTGCTTTTGCCGACGGTCTATTTGACACATCGCGCATGGATCAACAGCATTCGTCCTCAATTTCGCGTGATTCGAAAACAGCGTGAATTGATCGACGCGAGTGCTACCGAAGCGTTTGCAGGGATGCGAATCATCCGCGCGTTCAGTCGGCAGAAGCGGGAAGCGGCTCGATTCACGACCGAAAACAACCTGATGGCGCGCCAGGAATTGTACGCCTGGTGGTGGATGCGCATCGTCGAGATGGTTTGGGAGACGTTGATTCCCATCGCGAGTGCGGCCCTGCTGTTCTATGGTGGCTGGCGGGTTCTGGATGGTCACCTGACGGTCGGTGATCTGATCATGTTCTTGACTTACCTGCTGATGTTGCTCGAACCCCTTGCCACTTTGGCGCAAAGTGCGACGCAGTTTCAGAATAGCCTGAGTGGCCTCGATCGAGTTTTGGATCTGCTGCAAGAATCACGGGAAATGCCATCGACGGCCGACTCGATCAAGGTGGATCGTGACCGTGTCGTTGGCAAGGTCGCGTTTGAGCACGTCAGCTTTACTTATCCCGGAACGGACAGTCCCGCGCTGAACGATGTCAGCCTGGACGTCGAAGCGGGCCAGATTGTGGCCCTCGTCGGACCGAGTGGTGCGGGCAAGACGACGCTCAGCAATCTCGTGGCGCGATTCTATGACCCAAGTTTCGGCCGTGTCACACTCGATGGCCGCGATTTGCGCGACTACGACGTCGAATCATTTCGATCGCTGCTGGGCGTGGTTGAGCAGGATGTCTTTTTGTTCGATGGGACGATTCGCGATAACATCGGGTATGCCCGTCGTGATGCCAGTGATGTGGAAATTCGCGCCGCGGCGGAGGCGGCCAATGCGACCGAGTTCATCGACAAGATGACACACGGGATGGAGACCATTATCGGCGAGCGCGGGGTACGCCTGAGTGGTGGACAGCGTCAACGGCTGGCGATTGCTCGTGCGATTCTGGCTGACCCCAAGCTGCTGATTCTGGACGAAGCGACCAGCAATCTTGACACCGACAGCGAACGGCTGATTCAGCAAAGTCTGAGTGAACTCATGCGAGGAAGAACCAGCTTCGTCATCGCGCATCGCTTAAGCACGATTGCCGGGGCCAATCTGATCGTCGTGATCGAGCATGGCCGAATCAGTCAAACGGGGACCCACGCCGAATTGATGGCGCAAGGTGGAAAGTATCGAGCCATGGTGGAGCAACAGATCCACATGACGCTGGGGTCGGCATCAATGAACCATGTTATGCCAGCGGCAGCAACATGA
- a CDS encoding RidA family protein: MISAVEERLARHGHTVPTAPEALGSYVPALRFGNLVVTSGQLPMVGKELMFKGKVGKELHEEDAFHAARLCALNALSQIKSCVVNLDQVTRIVRVEGFVQSAEGFTRQPQVINGASDLLVQAFGDAGRHTRIAVGVSELPMNAAVELAIWAEVAD, encoded by the coding sequence ATGATCAGCGCCGTCGAAGAGCGTCTCGCCCGACACGGACATACCGTTCCGACTGCACCCGAGGCCTTGGGCTCGTATGTTCCCGCATTGCGATTCGGAAATCTGGTCGTCACCAGCGGCCAATTGCCGATGGTGGGCAAGGAACTGATGTTCAAGGGAAAAGTCGGGAAAGAACTGCATGAAGAAGACGCGTTTCATGCCGCGCGACTGTGTGCCTTGAATGCGTTGTCGCAGATCAAATCGTGTGTAGTCAATCTTGACCAGGTGACACGGATTGTCCGTGTCGAGGGATTCGTTCAATCGGCCGAGGGATTCACGCGGCAGCCCCAGGTCATCAATGGGGCGTCCGATTTGCTCGTTCAGGCATTTGGCGACGCAGGAAGGCACACGCGCATTGCCGTGGGGGTCAGCGAACTGCCAATGAATGCGGCGGTCGAATTGGCGATCTGGGCGGAAGTGGCGGATTGA
- a CDS encoding DinB family protein has product MFENEIALNQALIRQFKKTVADIPEDVFFHPCVGHGHPPIWIIGHLAIIAEMSQQMIGGAISHPDWLPLFGRNSSDIVSPEVGLTKATMVATLVENYQRLRDLAGQVDESAVARPHNIELFQGTTITTVGHCVTLVLTSHFGFHLGQLSSCRRTAGFGPLF; this is encoded by the coding sequence ATGTTCGAGAACGAGATCGCCCTGAATCAGGCACTGATTCGTCAATTCAAAAAGACGGTGGCGGACATTCCCGAAGACGTCTTTTTCCATCCCTGCGTGGGACACGGCCACCCACCGATCTGGATCATCGGACATCTGGCCATCATTGCCGAGATGTCACAGCAGATGATTGGCGGCGCGATCTCGCACCCAGACTGGCTGCCGCTGTTTGGCCGAAACTCGTCGGACATCGTCTCACCCGAAGTTGGCCTCACAAAGGCGACAATGGTCGCAACTCTAGTTGAGAACTATCAACGACTGCGAGACCTTGCAGGTCAGGTCGACGAATCCGCGGTAGCGCGACCGCACAACATCGAACTGTTCCAGGGAACCACGATCACAACGGTGGGACACTGCGTCACACTGGTTCTTACCAGCCATTTTGGCTTCCACCTCGGGCAACTGTCGAGTTGCCGCCGAACTGCGGGATTCGGGCCGTTGTTCTAA
- a CDS encoding DNA topoisomerase (ATP-hydrolyzing): MAKRTSANGNGDKGPEVTDRIEYVPLSQETRRRYLNYAMSVITSRALPDVRDGLKPVQRRIIYTMYNDLHLTADGKTLKCAKISGQTMGDYHPHGDLAIYDALVRMAQNFSLRYPLIHGQGNFGSIMGLPAAASRYTEAKVTDIAERLAEELKFQTVEMRPSYDGRENEPIVLPARFPNLLVNGASGIAVGMATNIPSHNLGEVIAACVHLIENPEAETKDLLKHIKGPDFPLGGRIVTDRKDLRAIYEEGRGAIKVRGEWMMDKDKKGGGENRVVIYSIPYGVESGALAAEIGAIVNTRKLPQLLDSNDETDNKHDLRIVLELKPGSDPEPVMTYLFKHTSLEQNFGYNATCLIPDAHGVMIPARLGLVEMLREFLKFRLTTVRKRFEFDLRQLEQRIHLLDGFAIIFNDLDRALKIIRNSSGKRDACDKLLKAFPLLDEEQTMSILELQLYKISQLEINSIIGELTEKRAAAEKIRKILASEKKLWNVVQTELQEISTTFADKRRTAIGSSEEIVEFDASAYIVKENTNVVLTREGWVKRVGRLQSVETTRVRDGDAVLDVLPGSTLDNIVFFASDGAAYTLPIELIPVSSGYGEPISKHVKLSDGVSIVAAMTTDARFTPSDQDMGDELPPAPYFLALTAQGQIMRLPLSPFRAASTKAGRKYCRLVDNDRVVWVELVRDATSVFVATQQSRIIHFAMDEVPILSGAGKGVRGIKLSDPKDEVLGGAQMARPSDCLRVQTSAEKMLVFGQMKYEITSRGGKGIRAAQRSTFTQIVHPEIVLIDWAAMEAEKRE, encoded by the coding sequence TTGGCGAAGCGCACATCCGCGAACGGCAACGGCGACAAAGGACCGGAAGTTACAGACCGAATCGAATACGTTCCTCTCAGCCAAGAGACACGGCGACGCTATCTGAACTACGCCATGTCCGTGATCACCTCACGGGCACTGCCCGACGTCCGTGACGGTCTAAAGCCGGTCCAGCGCCGCATCATCTATACGATGTACAACGATCTGCATTTGACGGCGGACGGCAAGACGCTGAAATGTGCCAAGATCAGCGGTCAGACGATGGGCGATTACCATCCGCACGGCGATTTGGCCATCTACGACGCCCTAGTTCGCATGGCCCAGAACTTCAGCCTGCGCTACCCCCTGATTCACGGTCAGGGAAATTTCGGTTCGATCATGGGATTGCCTGCCGCGGCATCTCGTTATACCGAAGCCAAAGTCACGGATATCGCTGAACGCCTGGCAGAAGAACTCAAGTTCCAAACGGTCGAGATGCGGCCCAGTTACGACGGACGCGAAAATGAGCCGATTGTTCTGCCGGCTCGGTTTCCCAACCTGCTGGTAAACGGAGCCTCCGGAATCGCCGTCGGCATGGCGACAAACATTCCGTCGCACAATCTCGGCGAAGTGATCGCGGCCTGCGTGCACCTCATCGAAAACCCCGAAGCAGAAACGAAAGATCTGCTGAAGCACATCAAAGGGCCGGATTTCCCGTTGGGTGGCCGAATCGTCACCGATCGCAAAGACTTGCGCGCCATTTACGAAGAGGGGCGAGGGGCGATCAAGGTTCGCGGCGAATGGATGATGGACAAGGACAAGAAAGGCGGCGGCGAGAATCGCGTCGTCATCTATTCCATTCCGTACGGCGTCGAATCGGGAGCTCTGGCCGCGGAAATCGGGGCCATCGTCAACACGCGAAAACTGCCGCAACTGCTCGATTCCAACGACGAAACCGACAACAAACACGACTTGCGAATCGTTCTGGAACTGAAGCCCGGCTCCGATCCTGAACCGGTCATGACCTACTTGTTCAAGCACACCTCGCTCGAACAAAACTTCGGCTACAACGCGACCTGCCTGATTCCAGATGCCCACGGCGTGATGATTCCCGCGAGACTGGGTCTCGTGGAAATGCTGCGAGAATTCCTCAAATTCCGCCTGACGACCGTCCGCAAACGCTTTGAATTCGACCTACGACAACTCGAACAGCGCATTCACCTGCTCGACGGTTTCGCCATCATCTTCAACGACCTGGACCGGGCACTGAAGATCATCCGGAACAGTTCCGGCAAACGCGATGCCTGCGACAAGCTGCTGAAGGCGTTCCCATTGCTCGACGAAGAGCAAACCATGTCGATTCTCGAATTGCAGCTTTACAAAATCTCGCAATTGGAGATCAATTCGATCATCGGCGAACTGACCGAAAAGCGCGCCGCCGCCGAGAAGATCCGTAAGATCCTCGCGTCCGAGAAGAAGTTGTGGAACGTGGTGCAAACCGAACTGCAAGAGATTTCGACCACGTTCGCCGACAAACGCCGGACCGCCATCGGCAGCAGCGAGGAAATCGTCGAGTTCGATGCCTCGGCCTATATCGTCAAAGAAAACACGAATGTGGTTCTGACGCGTGAAGGTTGGGTCAAACGGGTCGGACGCCTGCAAAGTGTCGAAACGACGCGCGTTCGCGACGGCGATGCGGTGCTGGATGTACTGCCCGGCAGCACGCTCGACAACATCGTCTTCTTCGCCAGCGATGGCGCCGCCTACACCTTGCCGATCGAACTCATTCCCGTCTCATCCGGATACGGTGAACCGATCTCGAAACATGTCAAACTGAGCGATGGCGTAAGCATCGTGGCGGCGATGACGACCGATGCCCGGTTCACACCGTCAGATCAGGACATGGGCGACGAACTGCCGCCCGCGCCGTATTTCCTGGCGCTCACTGCACAAGGACAGATCATGCGTCTGCCGCTGTCGCCGTTCAGAGCGGCCTCGACCAAGGCGGGACGAAAGTATTGTCGGCTGGTGGACAATGATCGTGTCGTCTGGGTCGAACTGGTACGCGATGCCACGTCGGTGTTCGTCGCCACGCAACAGTCGCGCATCATCCACTTCGCGATGGACGAAGTTCCCATCCTGTCGGGAGCCGGAAAAGGCGTTCGCGGCATCAAACTGAGTGACCCCAAAGACGAAGTCCTGGGTGGTGCTCAGATGGCGCGCCCCAGCGACTGCCTGCGTGTCCAAACATCGGCCGAGAAAATGCTGGTGTTTGGCCAGATGAAATACGAAATCACCTCGCGCGGCGGCAAAGGAATTCGTGCCGCACAGCGCAGCACATTCACCCAAATTGTTCATCCCGAAATCGTCCTGATCGACTGGGCCGCAATGGAGGCCGAAAAACGCGAATGA